GGGTCCAAATCCACCTTGATACCATCGCGGATATCGATGGGCGATTGTCTTTCGCCTATGTCGCATTTGGCATTGGCAGCATTGAGCTTGCCCCAGTTTAAGGGGCCGCCTTCGCCCTTATAACTCCAGTGTATATCGGCATGGCTGGCCGCCAGCGCTCCTGCTGCCGCAGCGTTATTGGTACCATGATCTGTTTTTGCCCTGGCGCTCTCCGGCCTGCGCACGGGTGGCGCGTAGGCTGGCCTTACGATCGGCCTTGGCTGGCTGCGAGCGGCGGCTTCATCCTTGTCCTTGCGAATAACACTCAGGCGTTCTGCTATGCGTGCCGCCAGTTCATCAGCAGCCAGGGCTTCCTTGGCGCGGGCGGCAGCCTCCTTCGCGGATTCCTTACTTTCCTTGGAAGAAGATTTGCGCTCTTCCTTTGCTGAGGCTGAGGCAGATGCCGAACTGGATGCTTCTTCTTTTGCCGATGCCGGCTTGATGGGTTTGGATGGCGGCGGGTCGTTCGCCTGGGCAGACAAGGCCAACAACATGGGGAATAGCAAGGCGAGAGAGCGGCGCATAATGGATAGCATTCAGGATTCGGTTTGCACAGAGATACCCTAGTTACGGCAAGTCTCTTTGCAAACTTGAATCCTGTGGGCAATTT
This is a stretch of genomic DNA from Undibacterium sp. KW1. It encodes these proteins:
- a CDS encoding carbonic anhydrase → MRRSLALLFPMLLALSAQANDPPPSKPIKPASAKEEASSSASASASAKEERKSSSKESKESAKEAAARAKEALAADELAARIAERLSVIRKDKDEAAARSQPRPIVRPAYAPPVRRPESARAKTDHGTNNAAAAGALAASHADIHWSYKGEGGPLNWGKLNAANAKCDIGERQSPIDIRDGIKVDLDPIAFDYKPSRFSVIDNGHTIQVNIGAGNYINVLGHNYELVQFHFHKPSEERVNGKSFEMVAHLVHKDTDGKLAVVAVLIERGKSHSLVQQVWNNLPLEKNDPVQALTTMDMNDILPVKRDYYTYMGSLTTPPCSEGVLWLVMKEPVEISPDQLIIFSRLYPMNARPIQKNSGRLIKESN